The Flavivirga eckloniae genomic interval CAGTACGTGTCCACAGATATTCCGCCAGCAGTAGAACTATCATTATGCACCGCGAGCATAGAACTATCAGATGCTTATACAAGATTAAACTCCTATTTAAACGGAAAATTTGGTGTAGGATCAAACGGTAATTCTCTACTCCCCGATATGCGCGGTTATTTTAGTAGAGCGTGGGACAATGGAGCAAAAACAGATCCAGATGCGGCAAACAGAACGGCTCTTGGTAAAGGAACAGTAACAGGAGATAACGTGGGTACTGTAGAAGAAGACGAGTTTAAAGCGCATACACATGGTTTACAGTTTGATCTTAGTGGACAAATACCTGCAGGAACAGCCGCATCGCTTGCCAGTATTAACAAAGCGCTTACATCTAATACAGAAAGTACAGGAGGTGCCGAGACACGAGGTAAAAACATATCGGAATTATATACCATGAAATGGGCCTAGATTATATATAACAACCTAATAATTTGAACAAAAATGAAAAGCAAAGATATTTTATTCAGACTATCTCCAGATTATAAGAATCAATTTGTAGATATTCAAAAAACGACAGTTAACTTGGGTTTGGAGTTCCAAAACGGAAAACATACCATAACAACAAAGGCGGTAAGTATTGGCCGACTTGAATATATTAATAGTATGTCTTTATACGCTGAACTTTCTTTTACTTATGAGTTTGATGCAAAACACAAGGTTTTAACAATATGTGGGACAGATTATGAAGCTAAAGAATCTATGACTTTAACAACCTTTCCTGAAGGTACAGCAGAATATTGCCACCAAGGTTATTCAAAATGTACAATTGAGGATGAAGGAAGCATGTGTAACCCCAATTGGAACTACAATACACAGATGACACCAAACCTTGAAAGTCTTTTTGTTGATGTAATAAAAGAAGCAAATAACACTTTAATTGAAACATTGCAAAATATTGAAGGGTTAACCGTGCAAATAAAAACTTCGCCACCACAATTGTCTCCAGAAGCATATTTGGAAACTTTGCTAGTATACAAAAAGGGTGAATTTGTAGGTATATATGATCCTAAAGAAGATTACGGAGATGATTATTCGTTTAAATCCATTGAATCTGTTTGGGGTGGTGAAGTTACATTTAACTATGGCGAAAACTTTGCCAATGTAATAGGGAGTAGTCATGATCCGCATATAGGTGGAAAATCCTGGATTGGTTTATGGCAAGCTCAATATGGCCTAGCTACAACTTGTACTTCCTTGAATTATAAAGGTTTTCATTGTAATGTAAGTTCTGGCTTAGTAGGAGGCCATGTTATTTTAGGGACTGTAGCGCTTAAGGAACCAGCAGGCTCAGATAGTGTTTACATTATGCCTATTTGTACTGCACATAATAATAACGATAATGTATATATGGCAGCGCTGCAATATGTAAAAGGTATTTGGCTGAAAAACTATTTGAACAAACAAACCGTAATGGGAGAAAATAATAACGCAAAAGAAGAAAGTTTAGATTATGCCAAACATTAGTTTAGTTACCCTGGCTGGAATACCAGGTATAGATCAAGCAGCCATGACTCAAAATGATCCTAATGCCTGTGGGGCTTACGTCATCATAGGATCGGTAGGTGCTTTTGGAATATTTCCATTAGTAACAGACCTTGCTTATACGAATGAAGGACCACAGGAAGTCGATAATGCATCAGCTACGGCACTAGCCGACGATTATCATCAATTAAGTGCAAAAGCTTATATGGTCACAGGGATTTTAAACAATAATATTCCCGAACAACCAGCAGCAGTAGTACCTGAGTTGTTAGCAGCAGGAAATGTATATAATTCTCCTGCAGCAATGGCGCAAGTGGCAATAGATTTAGGAAGACCTGCGCCACAGATAAACGCTCAGGCGGCAGGTTATGCCTTTTTGAATGTTTTATATCCGAGAGAAACGCCAAGATGTGTAGAGGTAGTTGGTGATGCCAATGTAGATATAGATGCAGGTGATTATGCAGCGCCGGGTGCAGGCCAAACCCACGCCGTTTGTGTACAAGTTAATGGAGGCGGATTACATTGGGTAGCCCAAGGTAGCGATGGTCAATTTTACGACCCAGACGATGGAAGTTTAAATAATAACTGGGAACCTGTTCATACAGGTGACCCTATGGGAGTTAATTATGCGTTCACTGGGTTGTGGATGGTTATTAGTTAGTCGTAATTTATTAATATGAATAGAATGGCTGTCTAAAAAGTGTCATTCAGAACATAGTGAACCTGCCTGCCGGCAGGCAGGGAATCTCTTAAAAATTAAACATCTGTTTATTAAGGTGTTGGGATTTTTGGCTTTAGTTTATGTAGGAGCGCAGACGAAGTGTTCAAAATGACAATCCAAGAACTTTTTAGACAGCCTTATTTTTTTGTTAAAGCTAAACGACTAATTTTATTGCGGTTTTAAAAAAGAATTCTAATTTATCATTTTGATGTTTGAAAGCCAATGGCTTTACTTACCTTTGCAAAAATTATAATTATGAGCAAGGAACGCAATAATAAAAGCAAGGGAAAGACTTCGTTTGGAGGTTCAAAGAAAAACTTCAAGAAAAGTTTTGTGAAGGGAGATGCCTCTTTTAAAAAAAATGATGCTCAGCAAAATAAAAAACCGTCTAATCCAAACGAGATTAGATTAAATAAATATGTGGCTAATTCCGGAATGTGTTCGCGCCGGGAAGCCGATGTTCATATTGCCACAGGCTTAGTTTCTGTAAACGGGAAGGTGGTTACCGAAATGGGATATAAAGTTAAGATGGGGGATGAGGTTAAATACGACGGTGCACGTATTTATCCGGAAAAGAAAGCCTACGTACTTCTTAACAAACCTAAAGGTTTTGCTACCACAACAAGCGAAGGGAAAGGTAGAACGGTTATGGATTTGGTTGCTAATGCTACAGCTTCCAGAATAAAACCTATAGGTCGTTTGGGTAGAAACTCAAAAGGATTATTGTTATTTACAAATGATGATATCATTGTAGATAAGTTTACAAACTCTAAAAATGGCGTGCCTCGATTATTTCACATAGAATTAAATAAAAACTTAAAGCTGGAAGACTTAAAAAAGATCCAGGCTGGTTTTAAAATTGAAGACAAACTAATAGCTGTGGAAGAGATTAGTTATATCGATGGTGCTTCAAAAAAAGAAATAGGTCTTAAAATTAAAAATACAGGAAACACGATTATTCGTTCCATATTCGATTATTTAAAGTATGACATTGAAAGTTTAGACTGCGTTGCTATTGGTCACCTTACTAAAAAGGATATTCCTCGCGGATCGTGGAAACATCTTACTGAACAGGAGCTAAATACATTAAAAATGCTTTAAAAGATCGAAAAATCTTCAAAAAAATAACCTTCAAAAAACGTTAAATTAAATTTTTTATATTTCATTTGTAATAGCATTTAGCTGAACATTATGAAATGTTTTTATACGTTCGGGTTTTTGAAAATTAGGAAGTCAAATTCAAAAACAGTTTGTAGGATAAATAACCGAATCTTAAAGCTAACTTCCGTTTATTCCAAAATATCTATTCAAAATAGATATAGATTTATGCTGCTTAATTCTGAGCGAATATTCCTAAAAAAAATTATTTATTTAAAATTTGAATGAAACAAATTCAGAAATTAATTTGTATATTAACACTACCAAATCTAAATTAAACCTAAGTGATTTTAAGAAATGAAACGAATTATTGTAGACTATCAAAAACTTAACAAAGATATTTTAAATCTTTTAGTCGAAAAATTTCCAGACGGGTATGATGATGACCATATCATTTCATTTAGAAACGCCCATAACGATTTAATCGAAGCTGTTGAAGTAAAAACAGAAGATACCATTTATTTGGTTAAAGTAGGTACGTATTTAGCTAAGGCTATGGCAGATTTTGGTGATGAAGATGATGCGGAAAGTACGAATACGCCAATACCAGATACAAATTTTAATGAAGAAGAGTAATTTATTAAATTGTTTGTAAATGGAATTAGCGATTTTTAAGCAATACGAAAACGGCTATTATACGTTTTTATTTGATGATGGCGTACAGTTAGATTTTGAGGAAATTCACCCTAAAGCACTATATCATTACGATTTAAAAAATGACAGCTCCTATATTGGAAAATCTTTTAAATTAAAATTTATTGAAGATTTTGACGATACAGATCAAGCTATTTATAGGATCCAACGTTTAGAGCTTATGGAGGAATAATGCTTCTTTGTGAATATTTCCCAGAAAAGTACCCCATAAACAATCACGTATTCCAAACCAATAATCCATAGGTTTTCAGATTTGTCGGCACTGTTAAGGTTTATATAAGCCAGGTAGCTTAGTATAATAACAAAACTCCAAACCAACGGGAATTTGTATTTGGTAAATACAGAAAGTATTAAAAGGGTTGCAACGTACCAAGGGTGTACCGTGGTTGCTGTGAAATAATAAAAAGATAATACCAATACCATAGCCGTTATAAGCTCAACGGTTGTTTTATTTTTCCTGAAAAATGTTATAATAAAAACAAATAGAACAACAATAATAGGAGTCACTTTACCAATAATGGCTATTTCATTATAGCCCCTAAACAAATACCCAATTTCCCGTGCTAAGTAGTAAATACTGGCATTAAACTCAAAGTTTTGAAACCATAAACCAACCGTTTTTGCATAATTGTTTACGAATTCTGATGAATAAAAGGGAGCAAACAACAAGACTGTAGTTATTAAAACAATGGTGTAAAACCCAATTAGTTTTTTAATTCCATTTAATGTGTTATTGCGAGGAGGTAACGACAAAGCAATCTGTTTATCAATAGGAGGCTTCTCGTTGTTTTGTTCATTCGAAATAACATTACGTTTCATAAAATATTGAAAAAACAAAGGCAAAAATATGAGCGGAATTAACTTAACCGAAATAGATAAAGCTAAAACAACCGCAGCCCATTGCCACTTCCCAGAATATAATAAATACAAACTCCAAATAAGAAAAAATATCATAACCCCTTCAAAGTGAAGGTTGCCTGTTAACTCAATAATAATAAAGGGATTTAAAATATACCAAAAGATATTATGAGCAGGAATGTTGAGCTTTTCAAGTAGCTTTTTGCCAAAATAAAGCGTACCAAAATCGGCAGCAATAATAATGAGCCTTAAACCAATCACAGAACTTAAAATACTTGTTCCGGGAAATAGGTTGGCAATTACAAAACAAAGCTGATTTATTGGAGGGTAATTAGTAAAATGGCTAGAATTTAATGCGCCCATGCCTTCATACAACTCGATCTGATTATGAAGTCCGGTTATAATACCCAAACTCATTTGATGGTCGGCAGTGTATAGGTAAGGGTTAAACCCGGTTAATATCATATAACCATCCCAAATAAAACGATAAAAATCTTGAGATAAGTTAGGAATTGCTAAAATAAAGACGGCACGAAACCCAAAAGCAATCCATGTTAAAAGTGATAAATTATGCTTTAGTAATTTAACCAGTTTATAGAATAAAAAGAACAAAGCAACATATAGCATAATAAGCTTTGTGTATTCTGTTCTGGTTAAATTGTAAGCAAAAGAAAAATAAAATAATAAACATGATACCGTTAGCAGTAACGGCGTTCTATTTAGTTTAAAAAAAGAGGAGCTTAAAAGCATGTGCCAAATATAATATTATTTGTTGGTCGATTTTAAAAGTTTAGCTTACTCTGCTAGTTGCAAAATATTTAAAACAGGAAAACGTTATATTGCATAAAAAACACCTACTTATGAAAACCCAAATCTTCAATATGGCAATGCTTAGTATTGCCCTAAACTTTTTGACCGCATGTGGTGGTTCTGATGATACTGTTAATAATCCAGATCCAGCAGGAGAAATTGGTGATGTAGAAAACATTCAAATTTTTCCAGAAAGCCATCCTTTAAATAAGGACATTTCCAATAGTCCAGTCGATGCAAATTCAGATTTAATAATCAACAATATAGGCACTAATAAAGGTCTTTTTCCAGACTTTGGTAGTGGTGAATGGGAAGGATCTCCTATAGGAATTCCATATGTTAGCGTTGATGGAAGTCAGCCAAAAGTACCTATAGCGTTTAGAGCAAATAATTATGATGGCAATTATGGTAATGAGAGTGATCAAGGACCATTTCCTATTCCCTTAAATGCACCCATAGAGGGCAATGGAGCAGGAGATAGCCATATTATTTCTATTGATGTAGAAAATGGAATGTTATATGAATTATATAACGCGTCCCAGGTGGGCGACGGATTTGAAGCATCATCTGCAGCAGTATTCGATTTAAACAAAGTGGCGTTTAGAACTGATGGTTGGACATCTGCAGATGCAGCAGGCTTACCCATATTTCCGTTATTAGTAAGATACCCGGAGATAGAAAAAGGAGTTATAGATCACCCGATACGATTTACCATAAGCCGTAGCAAAATATATGAAGGCTATGTACATCCTGCAAGACATTTGGTGTCTGGAAATACAGGTGATGAATTAATGCCTTTTGGTGGTAGATTACGACTTAAAGCCGATTTCGATATCAGTGGTTTTTCTAAGACCAATCAAATTATTCTTAAGGCCATGAAAACATACGGATTGATGCTCGCCGATGTAGGTTCTGATATGTTTATAACCGGAGCACCTCATGAAAAATGGGATAATGATGACCTTAAAAAACTAAAGCAAGTCACTTTGGATAATTTTGAGGTTATTGAGTTGGGGGATATTACTTTGAAGAATTAGTTTTTATTATAAATAGAACAATCTAATGTCGTTCAATAGGCCATAGAGAATTGTTTGCTTTTGATTTGTCGTTATTAACAAAGCTGGTACATCTTAGTAAGATTTGTGTAACATTAAAAGGCTATGAATATGAAAAACCCCATAAATATAATCAACAAAGGGGCCTTGTTAATTTAAAAGATTACAAGTTAATTAAAACGAATACACGGTTTTCATATAAATACGATGAGTTAATAGGCGCATAGAAAAAAAGGAAATCAATACAGAATCACTATCATACCCATGATTGAAAATCAACTTAATAAATGATCAGACTCGGTTATTTTTTATCTTTTTTCTTTCTCTGCATACACACCCGTTTAATGGCCCAAGAGGTCATCAAAATTGAACCTGACGATATTTATACGATGCAACCCGAAAGATTTCCTAATCCAACGGTAAGAGATTCGCTTACAATCGATCAGGCAATTCATTTGTCGTATACAGATACATTTATTGATAGACCAGCCATTGGAAAAGACCATTGGGCACGTTTTCAATTTGAAGTAGATACAATACATAATATCAAGCGTATTAATTTTACTTTCTCTCAGTCCGACAAGCTTGTATTATTTGTTCCCAAAAAGCAGGGAGGATTTCAGAGATATGAGGCAGGTCTTTTAATTTTTGATGAGCCGATAATAGAATTTCATCATGCAAGCAGGATTGTTATAAATACGGCACAAGTTGATTTTACAAGGCCTTTTTACTTCAAGAATATTCCTCTAACTTTTTTTGGAAACAAAGCAGTCAATACTGATGTTTCATTCGAAACATATAGTTATATACCTGTTTTTAATAAAGATACTTATAAGGATTCTATACGTAGTTATGAAACTTTTGAATTCACATTTGCAATGCTTATAGGAATGATTATTATTGCATTTGTCTTTATGATCTTACATTTTGCAATTATCAGAAAAATTTACTTTCTGTATTTCAGTCTTTATATGTTTTGCCTAATATTTAATTACGGATATCGCACGTTTTATTTTTATAACCTATATGCCGGGATAAAACCGATTCTCTACTTTTATTTTAATCAGAATGGACAATTGCTAGCACACCTGTTTTATATGTTTTTTTTCGTGTCTTTCGTCGACATGAAAAACAATTATAAGAAATTATATAAAGTAGTCAATGGTACTATTTATTTTTTCTTAGGATTTATTGTTGCTTATAATGCCCTTATTTTAATCAATCCATACACCTCTTATCATTTACTTCTTGTAAATAGTGTTATCCATATAATTTCATTTTTAAATCTACTGTATGTAATCTATGCATTTATTAAAAAAGGTACGCTGGAAACTAAAATAATGGCAATAGGCTCTGCCTGCGTAGTAATCGGGTATATTATAGCTTTTAATATTGGTTTCTTTATCCTAGTGCCCATTATCGTATTAGAAGCAGCCGTATTTATGAGTGTGCTCTCATATTTGGATCTAAAAAAATATAAAGTGATTTTAGAGTCTAAAAAGAAAAAAGAAATGGATATCCTAAAATCTGATTTTTATGCAAATATCTCGCACGAATTTAGAACCCCACTTACACTTATAGCCGTTCCAATAGAGGAGAAATTAAGCGATAAGAAACTTTCTGAAAAAGATCGCACAAATTTTGAAATGATACAACGTAATAATAAAAGATTATTAGGACTTGTAGATCAACTTCTGGAAATGTCAAAGGCAGAGTCGGGATACCAAAAACTACAAATAAACAAAGGCAATATTTTAGGTGTTATAAGTGCCATAGCAGATTCATTTGTGTACAAGGCAAAACAAAAAGGTGTTACTTATATTATAAGCGTTGAAAAAAACAGGGAAAACAGATGGTATGATCGGGATATAATAGAAAAAGTCACGATTAACTTGTTGTCAAATGCAATTAAATA includes:
- a CDS encoding pseudouridine synthase, whose amino-acid sequence is MSKERNNKSKGKTSFGGSKKNFKKSFVKGDASFKKNDAQQNKKPSNPNEIRLNKYVANSGMCSRREADVHIATGLVSVNGKVVTEMGYKVKMGDEVKYDGARIYPEKKAYVLLNKPKGFATTTSEGKGRTVMDLVANATASRIKPIGRLGRNSKGLLLFTNDDIIVDKFTNSKNGVPRLFHIELNKNLKLEDLKKIQAGFKIEDKLIAVEEISYIDGASKKEIGLKIKNTGNTIIRSIFDYLKYDIESLDCVAIGHLTKKDIPRGSWKHLTEQELNTLKML
- a CDS encoding mannosyltransferase, with translation MLLSSSFFKLNRTPLLLTVSCLLFYFSFAYNLTRTEYTKLIMLYVALFFLFYKLVKLLKHNLSLLTWIAFGFRAVFILAIPNLSQDFYRFIWDGYMILTGFNPYLYTADHQMSLGIITGLHNQIELYEGMGALNSSHFTNYPPINQLCFVIANLFPGTSILSSVIGLRLIIIAADFGTLYFGKKLLEKLNIPAHNIFWYILNPFIIIELTGNLHFEGVMIFFLIWSLYLLYSGKWQWAAVVLALSISVKLIPLIFLPLFFQYFMKRNVISNEQNNEKPPIDKQIALSLPPRNNTLNGIKKLIGFYTIVLITTVLLFAPFYSSEFVNNYAKTVGLWFQNFEFNASIYYLAREIGYLFRGYNEIAIIGKVTPIIVVLFVFIITFFRKNKTTVELITAMVLVLSFYYFTATTVHPWYVATLLILSVFTKYKFPLVWSFVIILSYLAYINLNSADKSENLWIIGLEYVIVYGVLFWEIFTKKHYSSISSKRWIL
- a CDS encoding response regulator: MAQEVIKIEPDDIYTMQPERFPNPTVRDSLTIDQAIHLSYTDTFIDRPAIGKDHWARFQFEVDTIHNIKRINFTFSQSDKLVLFVPKKQGGFQRYEAGLLIFDEPIIEFHHASRIVINTAQVDFTRPFYFKNIPLTFFGNKAVNTDVSFETYSYIPVFNKDTYKDSIRSYETFEFTFAMLIGMIIIAFVFMILHFAIIRKIYFLYFSLYMFCLIFNYGYRTFYFYNLYAGIKPILYFYFNQNGQLLAHLFYMFFFVSFVDMKNNYKKLYKVVNGTIYFFLGFIVAYNALILINPYTSYHLLLVNSVIHIISFLNLLYVIYAFIKKGTLETKIMAIGSACVVIGYIIAFNIGFFILVPIIVLEAAVFMSVLSYLDLKKYKVILESKKKKEMDILKSDFYANISHEFRTPLTLIAVPIEEKLSDKKLSEKDRTNFEMIQRNNKRLLGLVDQLLEMSKAESGYQKLQINKGNILGVISAIADSFVYKAKQKGVTYIISVEKNRENRWYDRDIIEKVTINLLSNAIKYTSEGGGIVCRAFIKEGILYLKVKNTGKGLSKEQSEKIFERFYQVDNYQPGSGIGLALVKELVKLHKGTIQVESKPNEWIAFKVGLSVHKNDFKNSDIRIETSEKTFAPELLTPCFTNGVLVKEETSKKRNNELPVILIVEDNEDLRMLLKETFEKAYKVIVAKNGRLGIDLALNHIPDLIISDIMMPVKDGVELTRELKNDECTCHIPIILLTAKVGEDNELVGIVNGADDYIVKPFNMKVLISKVKNIIKLRQKLQDRYRRESEINPKMIATNSIDEKFWGRVNDILLIKLMDSSFTADEFSKSMGMARMTLHRKLRSLTGLSTTEFVNVERLKKAAQCLRSSDLTVSEIATDVGFDTISYFNKCFKDIYRCTPTEYRRR